A region of Polynucleobacter sp. JS-Mosq-20-D10 DNA encodes the following proteins:
- a CDS encoding ATP phosphoribosyltransferase regulatory subunit: MNRWLLPEDIADVLPAEARKVETLRRAILDMYQSYGYELVAPPILEFLDSLLTGTGSDLNLQTFKLVDQLSGRTLGLRADMTPQVARIDAHLLNRKGVTRLCYAGSVAHARTPVGSSAREELQLGAEIYGCATSEADFEAVTLLLRTLRVAGLNKVYLDLSHAGVLEGILDGQVKERGEVEALYSLLQSKDRPRLAIWAKALPAKSAQALMALTELNGPCAQVLAGARKSLPKHQLIDEALTQLENLAAATDALPGNVELSIDLADLRGYQYHSGVMFAAYVDQLPQPIARGGRYDHVGQAFGRSRPATGFSMDLLTLANLAPLAQKKSAIVAPWTLEASLASKIAELRDAGEVVIQALGGDDVETAEYHCDRELVKQDSSWVVKKK, encoded by the coding sequence ATGAATCGCTGGTTACTTCCTGAAGATATTGCTGATGTTTTGCCAGCCGAGGCTCGCAAGGTAGAGACTCTGCGTCGCGCTATTTTGGATATGTATCAATCCTATGGCTATGAGCTAGTTGCCCCTCCGATATTGGAGTTCCTAGATTCTTTGCTCACTGGCACTGGTTCAGATCTCAATTTACAAACATTTAAATTGGTCGATCAGTTGTCTGGCCGTACATTAGGCCTGCGTGCCGATATGACTCCGCAAGTTGCTCGTATTGATGCGCACTTACTCAATCGTAAAGGCGTAACCCGCCTCTGCTATGCAGGGTCTGTTGCTCATGCGCGCACACCAGTAGGCAGCTCCGCTCGCGAAGAATTACAACTTGGCGCAGAGATTTATGGATGCGCTACTTCGGAAGCCGATTTCGAGGCCGTTACTTTACTGCTACGAACTTTGCGTGTGGCTGGACTGAATAAGGTGTACCTCGATCTTTCGCATGCGGGTGTACTTGAAGGAATTCTGGATGGGCAAGTTAAAGAGAGGGGTGAAGTTGAGGCTCTGTATAGCTTGCTGCAAAGCAAGGATCGACCACGTTTGGCTATCTGGGCTAAAGCACTGCCAGCGAAATCTGCGCAAGCCTTAATGGCTCTTACTGAATTAAATGGCCCTTGTGCGCAAGTATTAGCTGGCGCTAGAAAGTCTTTGCCGAAACATCAATTGATTGATGAGGCCTTGACTCAATTAGAAAATTTAGCTGCAGCCACTGATGCACTTCCTGGCAATGTTGAGCTCAGTATCGATCTGGCGGATTTGCGTGGATATCAATATCACAGCGGTGTGATGTTCGCAGCTTATGTTGATCAGTTGCCACAACCAATTGCTAGGGGTGGCAGATATGATCATGTCGGTCAAGCATTTGGGCGCTCCCGTCCCGCAACTGGCTTTTCTATGGATTTATTGACTCTGGCTAACCTTGCGCCTTTAGCGCAAAAAAAGTCCGCTATCGTAGCGCCTTGGACTTTGGAGGCTAGCCTAGCTAGCAAGATTGCCGAGTTGCGAGATGCTGGTGAAGTGGTCATCCAAGCACTTGGCGGTGATGATGTAGAAACCGCTGAATATCATTGTGATCGTGAGTTAGTAAAGCAAGATAGCTCATGGGTAGTAAAAAAGAAGTAA
- a CDS encoding MFS transporter encodes MNEHHMLGGKKKEYFFLFSLAGIQFTHILDFMIMMPLGPEFIRELNINTHEFGLLLSSYTFAAALAGVFATYFVDRFERRVLLLSLYACFIIATLVCGLAPDYHSLFIARAFAGAFGGILSSLVQTIVADSIPFERRGKALGTVMSAFSISTVAGVPLSLLLAHNIPSLGWRAPFFFIALISSLILYLGYRNIPKISGHLLHSHEGSRLSQIWNIFVAHQHLRAFFFMALIMLTGFSVIPYIALYLTSNVGVENSYISLIYLCGGIATLMSSRLIGQMSDRYGKVKLFRVLAVISLVPLLVTTNLTPVPLWVVLINSTAFFVLVSGRMIPAMAIVSQVVDAKIRGTFMSLVGSVQMLASGLASVLAGMVVTIGMDGKMEHYNLVGYGAAACGLLTFWLVGYIHTDKQAQ; translated from the coding sequence TTGAACGAGCATCACATGCTAGGCGGCAAGAAGAAGGAATACTTTTTCTTGTTCTCCTTGGCCGGAATTCAGTTCACCCACATCCTGGACTTCATGATCATGATGCCTTTGGGCCCCGAATTTATTCGCGAGCTCAATATCAATACCCATGAGTTCGGTCTATTACTCTCTTCCTATACGTTTGCCGCTGCTCTTGCTGGTGTCTTTGCCACTTACTTTGTAGATCGCTTTGAGAGGCGAGTACTACTTCTGAGTTTGTATGCTTGTTTCATTATTGCCACCTTAGTCTGTGGTTTGGCGCCGGATTACCATTCCCTTTTTATTGCTCGCGCATTTGCAGGCGCATTTGGCGGTATTCTGAGTTCACTAGTGCAAACTATTGTTGCGGACTCCATTCCGTTTGAGCGCAGAGGCAAAGCTTTGGGAACAGTGATGTCTGCTTTCTCGATATCGACTGTGGCAGGAGTTCCACTCAGCCTATTGTTGGCTCACAACATTCCATCCTTAGGTTGGCGAGCGCCATTCTTTTTTATTGCTTTGATATCCAGCCTCATTTTATATTTGGGGTATCGCAATATCCCCAAAATTTCTGGCCATCTCCTGCACTCTCATGAGGGAAGTCGCCTTAGTCAAATCTGGAATATCTTTGTTGCCCACCAACATCTACGCGCATTCTTTTTTATGGCACTGATCATGTTGACTGGATTTTCAGTCATTCCGTATATTGCGCTCTATCTCACCTCGAATGTAGGTGTTGAAAACTCCTATATTTCTTTGATCTATCTTTGCGGTGGCATTGCTACACTGATGAGCTCTCGCCTAATTGGGCAGATGTCCGATCGTTACGGCAAGGTTAAATTATTTAGGGTGCTGGCAGTCATCAGCTTAGTCCCATTATTGGTGACGACCAATTTGACGCCAGTACCGCTTTGGGTGGTGTTAATTAATTCCACTGCATTTTTTGTCTTAGTTTCAGGCCGTATGATTCCAGCGATGGCGATTGTCAGCCAAGTGGTGGACGCCAAAATTCGGGGCACCTTTATGAGTCTGGTAGGCTCAGTGCAAATGTTAGCGTCGGGACTTGCTTCGGTTCTTGCTGGCATGGTAGTTACCATTGGTATGGATGGAAAAATGGAGCATTACAACCTAGTTGGTTATGGTGCGGCGGCATGTGGCTTGCTTACCTTCTGGTTGGTGGGCTATATTCATACT
- the hflC gene encoding protease modulator HflC, with protein sequence MNANRLLAAIAGLIGLFYILTSSIFVVDQRNFAVVFSFGQIVRVIEQPGLQVKFPAPFENVRFFDRRILTIDTPEAERFITSEKKNLLVDSYVKWRIVDPRKFFVSFKGDERLAQDRLTQLVRSALNEEFTKRTVREIISDQREQVMQGIRKKVADDASDIGVEIVDVRLKRVDLLAEISDSVYRRMEAERKRVANELRSTGAAESDKIRANAERQRDTILAEAYREAQKIKGSGDATATALYADAFGRDPQFAQFYQSLQAYRSSFKDKKDVMVLEPNGEFFKFMHKKN encoded by the coding sequence ATGAATGCAAATCGTCTCTTAGCCGCCATTGCTGGCCTGATTGGGCTTTTCTATATTCTGACTTCAAGTATTTTTGTAGTCGATCAGCGTAACTTTGCTGTGGTGTTTTCATTTGGGCAAATTGTGCGCGTGATTGAGCAGCCTGGCTTGCAAGTTAAGTTCCCAGCGCCCTTTGAAAACGTGCGCTTCTTTGATCGTCGTATTTTGACGATTGACACCCCGGAAGCGGAGCGCTTTATTACTTCTGAGAAGAAAAATCTCTTGGTAGATTCTTATGTCAAGTGGCGTATTGTTGACCCTCGCAAGTTCTTTGTTAGCTTTAAAGGTGATGAGCGCTTGGCACAAGATCGCTTAACTCAGTTAGTGCGGTCTGCCTTGAATGAAGAATTTACTAAACGTACGGTCAGGGAGATCATTTCAGATCAACGTGAGCAAGTGATGCAGGGTATCCGTAAAAAAGTAGCTGACGATGCCTCTGATATTGGCGTTGAAATCGTTGACGTTCGCCTCAAACGAGTTGATCTACTGGCTGAAATTAGTGACTCCGTTTATAGGCGGATGGAAGCAGAGCGTAAACGCGTCGCCAATGAGCTACGCTCGACAGGCGCTGCAGAGTCAGACAAGATTCGAGCCAATGCAGAGCGTCAGCGTGACACGATTTTGGCTGAAGCATACCGTGAAGCGCAGAAAATTAAAGGCTCTGGTGATGCCACGGCTACTGCTTTGTATGCAGATGCATTTGGACGTGACCCTCAGTTTGCGCAGTTCTATCAAAGTCTCCAGGCCTACCGAAGTTCCTTTAAAGATAAGAAAGATGTCATGGTGCTTGAACCTAACGGCGAGTTCTTTAAATTCATGCATAAAAAAAATTAA
- a CDS encoding adenylosuccinate synthase → MSSKQQAHGRNVVVIGTQWGDEGKGKVVDWLTDHAQAVVRFQGGHNAGHTLIIGDKKTILRLIPSGIMHKNVICYIGNGVVLSPEALFKEIGELEAAGLDVQSRLKISEATTLILPYHVAIDHAREKKRGNAKIGTTGRGIGPAYEDKVARRALRVQDLFYPEKFAAQLRENLEYHNFMLTNYYGAESVDFQKTLEEAMSYAERIKPMVVDVSSALYAAEQAGQNLLFEGAQGTLLDIDHGTYPFVTSSNCVAGNAAAGSGVGPDSLQYILGITKAYCTRVGAGPFPSELYDFDNPAKQDPVGIRLAEVGKEFGSVTGRPRRTGWLDAAALKRSIQINGLSGLCITKLDVLDGFETIRLCVGYTLDGQKLDVLPRGAEAVARCEPIYEDFPGWKGTTFGIREWDKLPIEAQKFLRRIEEVAGKPIAMVSTGPERDETILLQHPFKG, encoded by the coding sequence ATGTCTTCAAAGCAACAAGCTCATGGTCGTAACGTCGTTGTCATTGGTACCCAGTGGGGTGACGAGGGCAAGGGCAAAGTAGTGGATTGGTTAACTGACCATGCTCAAGCAGTTGTGCGTTTTCAGGGTGGGCATAATGCTGGCCACACGCTGATTATTGGCGATAAAAAAACGATTTTGCGTCTGATCCCTTCCGGAATCATGCATAAAAACGTGATTTGCTACATTGGTAATGGTGTTGTACTTTCTCCAGAAGCACTCTTTAAAGAAATCGGTGAGTTAGAAGCTGCGGGACTAGATGTTCAATCTCGTTTAAAGATTTCTGAAGCAACAACTTTAATCTTGCCTTATCACGTAGCCATTGATCATGCTCGTGAGAAAAAGCGTGGCAATGCCAAGATTGGCACAACGGGTCGCGGTATCGGGCCAGCCTATGAAGATAAAGTTGCCCGTCGTGCTTTACGTGTCCAAGATTTGTTCTATCCAGAAAAGTTTGCCGCGCAATTGCGTGAAAACTTGGAGTATCACAACTTCATGCTCACAAACTACTATGGTGCTGAGTCAGTAGATTTTCAAAAGACTTTAGAGGAGGCCATGTCTTATGCGGAGCGCATTAAGCCGATGGTGGTCGATGTCTCTAGTGCTTTGTATGCGGCAGAGCAGGCTGGCCAAAACTTATTATTTGAAGGTGCGCAAGGCACCTTGCTTGATATTGATCATGGTACTTATCCGTTCGTGACTTCTAGTAACTGTGTGGCTGGTAATGCTGCAGCAGGATCTGGCGTAGGCCCGGATTCATTGCAATATATCTTGGGCATCACTAAGGCTTATTGCACGCGTGTTGGCGCTGGCCCGTTCCCAAGTGAGTTATACGACTTTGATAACCCAGCCAAGCAAGATCCAGTTGGCATCCGTTTGGCTGAAGTGGGTAAAGAGTTTGGTTCTGTTACCGGCCGTCCGCGTCGCACTGGTTGGCTAGATGCCGCCGCCCTCAAGCGTTCTATTCAGATTAATGGCTTATCCGGCTTATGTATTACTAAGCTTGACGTATTAGATGGCTTTGAAACTATTCGTCTTTGTGTGGGCTACACCCTTGACGGTCAAAAATTAGATGTATTGCCGCGTGGCGCCGAAGCTGTTGCGCGTTGTGAGCCAATTTATGAGGATTTCCCAGGTTGGAAGGGAACGACTTTTGGTATTCGTGAATGGGACAAACTCCCAATAGAGGCACAGAAGTTCCTGCGTCGTATCGAAGAAGTTGCAGGAAAGCCGATCGCCATGGTCTCAACAGGACCGGAGCGCGATGAAACGATTCTTCTGCAACATCCATTCAAGGGTTAA
- a CDS encoding malate synthase G, translated as MTARTQCNSLQVATPLYRFIEDKVLPGTGIKSADFWKGFDEIVKDLSPKNEALLAKRDRLQLDLDKWHQANPGPIKDMPAYRNYLKEIGYIDDVPSKVLATTQNVDDELALQAGPQLVVPVLNARYALNAANARWGSLYDALYGTDVISEEDGATKAGAYNPIRGAKVVAYARQFLDQAAPLAKASFSDVVAYAVVDKKLSVKLKDGSTTGLIDERQFVGYQGDATAPSSILLRNHGIHIDIQIDKTKTIGASDLAGVNDVVLEAALSTILDLEDSVAVVDGDDKVLAYENWLGILKGTLVEEVSKGGKTFTRTLNADRKYTAGIGAVNAKDGVVTLHGRSLLFLRNVGHLMTNPAIITGEGKEIYEGILDAVVTVLIALYDINRPATQVIGNTRKGSVYIVKPKMHSAEEVAFAGELFGRVEKLLGLPENTVKLGIMDEERRMSVNIKAAIAAAGARVAFINTGFLDRTGDEMHTGMYGGAMVRKGRMKIAKWFGAYERRNVLAGLDCGLRGRAQIGKGMWPAPDLMKEMVEQKAAHPQAGANTAWVPSPTAATLHAIHYHQVDVAKIQQDMEKQDTAAEYEALTDELLTVPIALYPDWTKEEIRESLNNNCQGILGYVVRWIDQGVGCSKVPDIYNVGLMEDRATLRISSQHIANWLLHKYVSKAEVEEALQRMATIVDNQNAGDPLYKPMMPNYKDSYAFQAASDLIFKGLEQPNGYTEPLLHAWRLKVKQAQAK; from the coding sequence ATGACTGCACGTACACAATGTAATAGCCTTCAAGTGGCTACACCGCTTTACCGTTTTATTGAAGACAAAGTTTTGCCTGGTACAGGTATTAAAAGCGCAGACTTTTGGAAAGGTTTTGACGAGATCGTTAAAGATCTGAGCCCAAAAAATGAAGCATTACTAGCAAAGCGTGATCGCTTGCAATTGGATTTGGATAAATGGCATCAAGCTAACCCTGGCCCGATCAAAGATATGCCTGCTTACCGCAATTACTTGAAAGAAATTGGTTATATCGACGATGTGCCTTCCAAAGTGTTGGCTACTACTCAGAACGTGGATGATGAACTAGCTCTCCAAGCTGGTCCTCAGCTAGTTGTTCCAGTGCTCAATGCACGTTATGCCTTAAATGCTGCAAATGCGCGTTGGGGCTCTTTGTATGATGCCCTGTACGGCACAGATGTTATTTCCGAGGAAGATGGTGCTACCAAAGCTGGAGCCTATAACCCGATTCGTGGTGCTAAGGTGGTTGCCTACGCGCGTCAGTTTTTGGATCAAGCTGCTCCTTTGGCTAAAGCCTCCTTCAGTGATGTAGTTGCATATGCCGTTGTAGATAAAAAACTGTCTGTGAAATTAAAAGACGGCAGCACAACCGGTTTGATTGATGAAAGACAGTTCGTTGGCTATCAAGGCGATGCCACTGCACCTTCATCTATTTTATTGCGCAATCATGGTATTCATATCGATATCCAAATTGATAAAACTAAAACCATTGGTGCTTCTGATTTAGCCGGTGTAAATGATGTGGTGCTTGAAGCAGCGCTCTCAACCATTTTGGACTTAGAAGACTCGGTAGCAGTTGTTGATGGTGATGACAAAGTACTTGCTTATGAGAATTGGTTGGGTATTCTTAAGGGTACCTTGGTTGAAGAAGTCAGCAAAGGCGGTAAGACTTTTACCCGCACACTCAACGCAGATCGTAAATACACTGCAGGCATTGGCGCTGTCAATGCCAAAGATGGCGTTGTAACTTTGCATGGCCGCTCACTCTTGTTCCTGCGTAACGTTGGTCACTTGATGACTAACCCAGCTATTATTACTGGCGAAGGTAAGGAAATCTACGAAGGTATCTTAGATGCAGTCGTGACTGTATTGATTGCCTTGTATGACATCAATCGTCCAGCGACTCAGGTTATTGGTAATACGCGCAAAGGCTCAGTCTATATTGTTAAGCCAAAAATGCACAGTGCAGAAGAAGTAGCATTTGCTGGCGAGCTCTTTGGCCGGGTTGAGAAGTTACTTGGCTTACCCGAGAACACAGTCAAATTAGGCATCATGGATGAAGAGCGCCGTATGAGCGTCAATATTAAAGCTGCCATTGCTGCAGCTGGTGCTCGCGTTGCATTTATTAATACTGGATTCTTAGACCGCACTGGCGATGAAATGCATACTGGTATGTATGGCGGCGCCATGGTTCGTAAAGGCAGGATGAAGATTGCTAAATGGTTCGGAGCTTATGAGCGCCGTAACGTATTAGCAGGCTTAGATTGCGGCCTACGTGGTCGCGCGCAGATTGGTAAGGGCATGTGGCCTGCGCCAGATCTCATGAAGGAAATGGTAGAGCAAAAAGCTGCACACCCTCAAGCAGGAGCAAATACCGCTTGGGTACCATCGCCCACTGCTGCCACTTTGCATGCAATTCACTATCACCAGGTCGATGTGGCAAAGATTCAACAGGATATGGAGAAACAAGATACTGCAGCTGAGTATGAAGCTTTAACTGATGAGCTCTTGACTGTGCCAATTGCGCTCTATCCTGATTGGACTAAAGAGGAGATTCGCGAATCCCTCAATAATAATTGCCAAGGTATTTTGGGTTACGTAGTTCGTTGGATTGACCAAGGTGTTGGTTGCTCTAAGGTGCCTGATATTTATAACGTAGGCCTAATGGAAGATCGCGCAACATTGCGTATTTCTAGTCAGCACATTGCCAACTGGTTACTGCACAAATATGTCAGTAAAGCGGAAGTAGAGGAAGCTTTGCAACGAATGGCCACTATTGTTGATAATCAAAATGCTGGCGATCCCTTATACAAACCAATGATGCCAAACTATAAGGATTCATACGCCTTTCAAGCTGCAAGTGATCTGATCTTTAAAGGCCTTGAGCAGCCAAACGGGTATACCGAACCCTTGCTGCATGCTTGGCGTTTGAAGGTCAAGCAGGCGCAAGCGAAATAA